Sequence from the Pseudomonadota bacterium genome:
CACCAAGGGGAAGCAACGTTTGGTGCTCACCGACCAGGCGGGCGAGCAAACGGAGATCCTTATTCCGAAATGGCGTCAAGTCGCCGTGTTTGAAGGAGAGCATGTCGAGAGGGGCGAAGTGATCGTGGATGGCGCGCCGGACTCGCACGATATTTTGCGCCTGAAAGGCGTCTATGCGTTGACGAATTACATCGTCAATGAAGTGCAGGACGTATACCGCCTGCAAGGGGTGAAGATCAACGACAAGCATATCGAGGTCATTGTGCGCCAAATGCTGCGCAAGGTGGAAATCACCGACCCCGGCGATACGCGCTTCCTCCTGGGTGAGCACGCCGAAAAGGAGCGGGTGTTCGATGAAAACGAACGCGGCGCGCGGGATGGCAAGAAACCGGCGCGGTGGACGCAGATGCTGCTCGGAATTACCAAGGCTTCCTTGGCCACCGAATCGTTCATCTCGGCGGCGTCCTTCCAAGAAACGACGCGGGTTTTGACCGAGGCGGCGGTGACCGGGAAACGCGACGAGCTGCGCGGGCTCAAGGAGAACGTCATCGTTGGGCGATTGATCCCGGGCGGGACGGGATTCGCCTTTCACGGGGAGCGGCGCAGCCAACGTGAGCAACCCGCGGATCTGGCAACCCGCTTCGCCGATCTCGGCGGGGCGGATGTGGCGGCGGGTTAGGGAAACGGCGTGCATGGAGCAGCGCGAGATCGTGATAGATTAGGCCAGTTTTAGCTTGACAGTGGGTGAATCGAATTATTAGAATCCCATAGATTTGACAGGCCGGAGCGATCCGGCCTGTTGTTTTTTTTAGAAGCGGCCGGAATTAATCGCCGCACAAGGTGCTTTAACGAATGGCTACGATCAATCAACTGGTCAGGCGTCCACGGAAACAACAGCGGTTAAAGAGTACCGTGCCGGCGCTCGAAGGGTGTCCGCAGAAGCGCGGTGTCTGTACGCGCGTCTATACGACCACACCCAAGAAACCGAACTCGGCCCTGCGGAAGGTCGCGCGCGTGCGGCTCACCAACGGCTATGAAGTGACGAGCTACATCGGGGGAGAGGGACACAATTTACAGGAACACTCGGTGATCCTGATCCGTGGCGGACGGGTTAAGGACCTTCCCGGGGTTCGCTATCACACGGTACGAGGCATCTTGGATACGTCGGGCGTCGCGGCGCGCCGGCAAGGGCGATCGAAGTACGGTGCCAAGCGCCCGAAGTCTTAGAGTTTGTGAAAGAACCTACTACGCTCGGGATCTCGCGTTCCGGCGGTACTCGGAATCCTCATGTATTTCAATATACACTCCGGTTCCTGCGCTCCGGCGGAACGCGACCTCCCTTCGCTCGCGACGGTTTTTTCACAAACTCTTAGTTTTTTGGAAGTAGAAATACTGCGGATGATAGCTCGCTATGTCTAGAAGACGCGTCGCTGAACAACGAGTCATTTTGCCTGATCCGAAATACGGCGATGAGGCGATTGCGAAATTTATAAACATGGTCATGAATCAGGGAAAAAAATCTCTCGCCGAAAGGATTGTGTACGGAGCCTTGGAGCAAGTGGCCGCCAAGGGGCAAAGCGATGCTCTAGCGGCGTTCAAGCAAGCGCTCGACAACATCCGGCCACGCGTTGAGGTCAAGTCGAGGCGCGTCGGCGGCGCCACCTACCAAGTGCCGGTCGAGGTGCGCGCCAAACGCCGTACGACGCTGGCGATGCGGTGGCTGGTCGATGCCTCGGACAAGCGCGGCGAGAAGACCTTCGGATCGAGGCTTGCCGCCGAGATTCTGGAGGCTTTGGAGAATCGAGGGACGGCGGTTAAGAAGCGGGAAGACACTCACCGTATGGCGGAAGCCAACCGCGCCTTTGCGCATTATCGCTGGTAGCGCCCGTTGGTAGCGATAGAGTGTCTCATCATGCCCCGGTTAACCCCCATCGAACGCTACCGCAATATCGGCATCATGGCTCATATCGATGCGGGCAAGACGACCACGACCGAGCGTATTCTCTACTACACCGGGGTGTCGCATAAAATTGGCGAGGTCCATGACGGCGCCGCCGTGATGGACTGGATGGAGCAGGAGCAGGAACGCGGAATCACGATCACCGCCGCGGCGACCACGTGTTTCTGGCGCGGTATGGGTAACCAGTACCCCGAGCACCGGGTCAATATCATCGATACGCCGGGTCACGTCGACTTTACCATCGAAGTCGAGCGCTCGCTACGCGTCCTCGATGGTGCGGTGGGCGTTTTTTGCGCCGTTGGGGGTGTCGAGCCGCAGTCCGAGACTGTGTGGCGCCAAGCCAGCAAGTATTCGGTTCCGAGATTGGCATTTATTAATAAGATGGACCGCGCGGGCGCCGATTTCCTGCGCGTGGTGCGGCAGATCCGCGAGCGTCTGGGCAGCGCGGCG
This genomic interval carries:
- the rpsL gene encoding 30S ribosomal protein S12, whose amino-acid sequence is MATINQLVRRPRKQQRLKSTVPALEGCPQKRGVCTRVYTTTPKKPNSALRKVARVRLTNGYEVTSYIGGEGHNLQEHSVILIRGGRVKDLPGVRYHTVRGILDTSGVAARRQGRSKYGAKRPKS
- the rpsG gene encoding 30S ribosomal protein S7, encoding MSRRRVAEQRVILPDPKYGDEAIAKFINMVMNQGKKSLAERIVYGALEQVAAKGQSDALAAFKQALDNIRPRVEVKSRRVGGATYQVPVEVRAKRRTTLAMRWLVDASDKRGEKTFGSRLAAEILEALENRGTAVKKREDTHRMAEANRAFAHYRW